In Desulfatiglans anilini DSM 4660, a single genomic region encodes these proteins:
- a CDS encoding phosphotransferase family protein, with translation MDLETKVRQHLETVYGTCVSNLTMKRLGKGVHGTAFKLAFETDGKQRNLILKTLFPAEFGHDHFSDRARVLLLAYADYNDMPQHVEAIDVVGDTPDRLISLKDAQEFFIFMKTAPGTSYVEDLDAILQRRALTEQDRERTRALARFLARLHRRRYQGPNARSLYRRRIRELVGHGECIMGIIDTYDTVPFAGFQELSAFARKGVSWWGKLRDRVERLCNVHGDYHPGNIRFHGEGFTLLDRSRGRWGEAADDVSCLASNYIYYALKDRGCFEGPFAELCRVFVENYLERTGDHDLLGMVQPFFAFRILVIANPRFYPDDTPDVKRKLITFGLNVLDCGRFDLEKVPDYLI, from the coding sequence ATGGACCTCGAGACCAAAGTCCGACAACACCTCGAAACCGTTTACGGCACCTGCGTGTCGAATCTAACGATGAAGCGCCTCGGTAAAGGGGTGCACGGCACCGCATTCAAACTCGCCTTTGAAACGGACGGAAAGCAGCGGAATCTGATCCTCAAGACCCTGTTCCCGGCTGAATTCGGTCATGATCATTTTTCGGACCGGGCGCGGGTTCTGCTCCTCGCCTACGCGGACTACAACGACATGCCGCAGCATGTCGAGGCGATCGACGTCGTGGGCGACACTCCGGACCGGTTGATCTCCCTCAAGGATGCGCAAGAGTTCTTCATCTTCATGAAAACAGCCCCCGGCACATCGTATGTGGAGGATCTCGATGCCATCCTCCAGCGCCGTGCCCTGACCGAACAGGACAGGGAAAGGACCCGGGCATTGGCGCGGTTTCTGGCCAGGCTGCATCGACGTCGCTACCAGGGCCCGAACGCGCGATCCCTTTACCGCCGCAGGATCCGCGAACTGGTCGGCCATGGCGAGTGCATCATGGGCATCATCGACACCTACGACACGGTCCCGTTCGCCGGCTTCCAAGAGCTTTCCGCCTTTGCCCGAAAAGGCGTCTCCTGGTGGGGAAAGCTGCGGGACAGGGTCGAAAGGCTTTGCAATGTCCACGGAGACTACCACCCCGGAAACATCCGCTTCCACGGAGAGGGCTTCACCCTGCTGGACCGCTCGCGCGGGAGGTGGGGCGAGGCCGCCGATGACGTCAGCTGCCTGGCATCCAATTACATCTACTATGCCCTGAAGGACCGCGGATGCTTCGAGGGGCCTTTCGCCGAGCTTTGCCGAGTGTTCGTAGAAAACTACCTCGAACGGACCGGAGACCACGATCTGCTCGGCATGGTCCAGCCTTTCTTCGCCTTTCGCATCCTGGTCATCGCCAACCCGCGCTTCTATCCTGACGACACCCCCGACGTCAAACGAAAGCTCATCACCTTCGGGCTCAACGTGCTCGACTGCGGACGCTTCGATCTCGAAAAGGTGCCTGACTACTTGATATAG
- a CDS encoding PAS domain S-box protein — MTRCSIASVRSEVIYTRWEPMPIMEQPTYQELTERVRELEKELADLRHTQEELRRTEKRYRTFLEFVPYAVALLTLDGRVTFVNSAFTEIFGWTPDELIGQRIPYIPQGLVGETQEYLGRLIENRVVMRHETKRLTKGGRVLDVVIRAAVYDAFASTPAGELIIIRDVTREKRIAQHNAAMLRISTGLHAHPDLEGLLDYISSEVRVLVNAQGAIVVLRDEEKNELFFLGVAYDDSDLQRKAKEIRYPADNPGVAAQVIRTGEPLLIPDTSRFENYSSFVDQQLGYTTRDILAVPLRSGDHIIGVLLALNKQEGIFDQTDVELLMTVAGTLGLSIENARFADQIRRAYMEVSSMNRAKDKVINHLSHELKTPISVLLLSLTILSRKLAELSDRSWQNTIERARRNLDRLMEIQYQVEDIMRERPYPHYGILVSLLDACADELEVLIAEEVGEGPAVVRIRRRIDALFAPRESVPEEIRLDAFVPDVLEKIEGLFPHREIHVVTDIATVSPVWLPPDVAEKVVEGLVKNAIENTPDEGYVHVRVRGKEGRVILEVQDEGVGITAENQRRIFEGFFTTRDTMAYSSKRPYDFNAGGKGVDLLRMKVFGERYGFEIDMASIRCRFIPKEADECPGRISACRFVRNGAGCRESGGTTFRVEFPTADRRK, encoded by the coding sequence TTGACAAGATGCAGTATAGCATCCGTCCGCAGCGAAGTCATCTATACCCGATGGGAACCTATGCCGATCATGGAGCAGCCGACCTATCAAGAATTGACCGAGCGTGTCCGGGAGCTCGAGAAGGAGCTGGCGGACCTGCGCCACACGCAGGAGGAACTGCGCCGCACGGAAAAGCGGTACAGGACCTTTCTGGAGTTTGTTCCTTATGCGGTGGCGCTGCTCACACTGGATGGCCGCGTGACCTTTGTCAATTCGGCTTTCACCGAGATCTTCGGCTGGACGCCGGATGAGTTGATCGGGCAAAGGATTCCCTACATCCCGCAGGGCCTGGTGGGCGAGACGCAGGAATATCTCGGGCGGCTCATAGAAAACCGGGTAGTGATGCGGCATGAGACGAAGCGGCTGACAAAGGGCGGGCGTGTGCTCGATGTTGTCATCCGCGCGGCTGTTTACGATGCCTTTGCCAGCACTCCGGCAGGCGAGCTGATCATCATCCGGGATGTGACCCGTGAGAAGCGCATCGCACAGCACAACGCCGCCATGCTGCGCATCAGCACGGGCCTCCATGCCCACCCGGACCTAGAAGGGCTTCTGGACTACATCAGCAGCGAGGTTCGGGTCCTGGTCAATGCCCAGGGGGCCATCGTCGTCCTCAGGGATGAAGAGAAGAACGAACTTTTCTTTCTGGGGGTGGCATACGATGACAGCGATCTCCAGCGGAAGGCGAAAGAGATCCGGTATCCTGCGGACAACCCTGGTGTAGCGGCGCAGGTCATCCGGACCGGTGAGCCGCTCCTCATCCCCGACACGTCCCGGTTCGAAAATTACTCCTCCTTCGTCGATCAACAACTCGGCTATACGACCCGCGATATCCTGGCGGTGCCCTTGCGGAGCGGGGATCACATCATCGGCGTCCTCCTGGCGCTCAACAAGCAGGAAGGCATATTCGATCAGACGGACGTGGAATTGCTGATGACCGTGGCGGGCACCTTGGGCCTTTCGATCGAAAACGCGCGTTTTGCCGATCAGATCCGCCGGGCCTACATGGAAGTGAGCAGCATGAACCGGGCGAAGGACAAGGTGATCAACCACTTGTCCCATGAGCTGAAGACGCCGATTTCCGTCCTGCTCCTTTCTCTCACGATCCTTTCCCGTAAACTGGCCGAGTTGTCAGACCGCTCCTGGCAGAACACCATCGAGCGCGCCCGCCGTAATTTGGATCGCTTGATGGAGATCCAGTATCAGGTGGAGGACATCATGCGGGAGAGGCCCTATCCCCACTATGGCATCCTTGTGTCGCTTCTCGATGCCTGCGCCGACGAACTCGAGGTGCTGATCGCCGAAGAGGTTGGAGAAGGCCCTGCTGTGGTCCGTATCCGGCGGCGTATCGACGCATTGTTCGCACCGCGTGAGAGCGTCCCGGAGGAGATTCGGCTGGATGCCTTCGTTCCGGACGTTTTGGAAAAGATCGAAGGGCTTTTCCCTCATCGCGAGATCCATGTGGTCACCGATATCGCGACGGTTTCGCCGGTCTGGCTCCCGCCTGATGTGGCGGAGAAGGTCGTCGAAGGGCTGGTCAAGAACGCGATCGAAAACACCCCGGATGAAGGGTATGTTCACGTCAGGGTGAGGGGCAAAGAAGGCCGTGTCATCCTGGAGGTCCAGGATGAAGGGGTCGGGATCACGGCCGAGAATCAGAGGCGGATCTTCGAGGGGTTTTTCACCACGCGGGATACGATGGCCTATTCGTCCAAAAGGCCTTACGATTTCAATGCCGGGGGAAAGGGCGTCGACCTCCTGCGCATGAAGGTGTTCGGCGAGCGTTATGGCTTCGAGATCGACATGGCGTCTATACGCTGCCGCTTCATTCCGAAAGAGGCGGATGAATGTCCCGGGCGGATCAGCGCCTGCCGATTCGTCCGGAACGGAGCCGGGTGCCGTGAGTCGGGCGGGACGACCTTTCGCGTCGAATTCCCGACCGCTGATCGACGAAAATGA
- a CDS encoding nicotinate-nucleotide adenylyltransferase: MRYLMAGKALTRHLVVGITNPDPQQTGFDAADPERSVPSANPLTYFERYILLKHALVEEGLGPKEFSIVPFPINLPELYRYYVPLSATFFLTIYDAWGRRKKERFEALGLKIHVLWEKPPAEKGLSGKAVRARMAAGETWEALVPPATIPLLKDWAVPERLRLAAMRAGGREG; encoded by the coding sequence ATGCGGTATCTGATGGCGGGTAAGGCCCTGACACGTCATCTGGTGGTTGGCATCACGAACCCGGATCCACAGCAGACCGGCTTCGATGCCGCAGACCCCGAACGAAGCGTGCCTTCGGCCAATCCGCTCACCTATTTCGAGCGCTATATCCTGCTGAAACATGCCCTTGTGGAGGAAGGACTGGGCCCGAAGGAATTCTCGATCGTCCCCTTTCCGATCAACCTGCCCGAACTCTATCGCTACTACGTACCCCTCTCCGCGACCTTTTTCCTGACGATTTACGATGCCTGGGGAAGACGGAAAAAGGAACGCTTCGAGGCGCTCGGACTCAAGATCCATGTCCTGTGGGAGAAACCGCCCGCGGAGAAAGGCTTGAGCGGCAAGGCGGTCCGCGCCCGAATGGCCGCAGGCGAAACATGGGAAGCCCTTGTTCCGCCGGCGACCATTCCATTGCTGAAAGACTGGGCGGTTCCCGAACGGCTTCGCCTTGCAGCGATGCGGGCCGGTGGGCGCGAAGGATGA
- a CDS encoding pyridoxamine 5'-phosphate oxidase family protein, with the protein MDLKGYFEDTKGRGILATVDSDGRVDLAVYAKPHFMDDGSVAFIMADRLTHHNLLSNPYAAYLFMEEGPGYRGKRLFLKKLREEQDTELLYSLRRRKYAAEEEHEEASRFLVFFEVEKILPLIGSGEKA; encoded by the coding sequence ATGGACCTGAAAGGCTATTTCGAAGACACCAAGGGGCGGGGCATTCTTGCCACCGTTGACTCGGATGGGCGAGTCGATCTCGCTGTCTACGCAAAACCCCACTTCATGGATGACGGATCCGTGGCCTTCATCATGGCCGACCGTCTGACGCACCACAACCTTCTTTCCAACCCCTACGCCGCTTACCTGTTCATGGAAGAAGGCCCGGGGTACAGAGGCAAGCGGCTGTTCCTGAAAAAACTCCGGGAGGAGCAGGACACGGAGTTGCTCTACAGCCTGCGAAGAAGAAAATACGCCGCCGAAGAGGAGCACGAAGAGGCTTCCCGGTTCCTGGTCTTCTTCGAGGTCGAAAAGATCCTCCCGCTCATCGGATCCGGGGAAAAGGCTTGA
- a CDS encoding SDR family oxidoreductase, whose product MDDRPVLVTGATGYVGGRLVPLLLEAGHRVRVVGRSAAKLRCRPWAAHPLLEIAEADMLDEAALTTACKGCRAAFYLVHSMNPRSKDFDRTDREAAEHMARAAAAGGVERIIYLGGLGSNHPRASKHLRSRGEVARILQSGKVPATFLRAAVILGAGSASFELIRYLVERLPVMTTPRWVRNPIQPIAISNVLQYLKGCLEHEETRANTYDIGGPDVLTYQRLLETYAEEAGLPRRVIIPVPVLSPRLSSHWLHLVTPVPISLAKPLVEGLSIPVVCEENRIREIIPQRLLSCREAIRHALEQTRSGRGIQTCWSDAGPIRIPEWLDCGDAPYAGGTLFECGYRVVIEGRAEEVWEPITRIGGGTGWYFANTLWALRGAMDRMIGGVGLRRGRRDPQEIRYGDALDFWRVIGLDEGRRLLLLAEMKLPGEATLEFRLQPIGEDRTLLEQYSRFRPKGLFGILYWYAFYPAHQWLYTGMLKGIAKATRRPIAQNPQQFAPRPAKNACALQSKP is encoded by the coding sequence ATGGACGATCGACCTGTACTGGTAACCGGCGCCACAGGCTACGTCGGCGGGAGGCTGGTCCCGCTGCTCCTCGAAGCGGGCCATCGCGTCCGGGTGGTAGGCCGGTCAGCCGCCAAACTTCGCTGCCGCCCCTGGGCGGCCCACCCGCTGCTCGAAATCGCCGAGGCCGACATGCTGGACGAGGCTGCGCTCACAACTGCCTGCAAAGGCTGCCGCGCGGCCTTCTACCTCGTCCACTCCATGAATCCGCGCAGCAAGGACTTCGACAGAACCGACCGGGAGGCCGCGGAGCACATGGCCCGCGCGGCCGCTGCTGGAGGGGTGGAGCGGATCATCTATCTCGGAGGGCTCGGCTCGAACCACCCCAGGGCAAGCAAACATCTGCGCTCCCGTGGTGAAGTGGCCCGCATCCTCCAGTCCGGCAAGGTCCCCGCCACCTTTCTGCGGGCCGCGGTCATCCTGGGGGCCGGGAGCGCCTCTTTCGAACTGATCCGCTATCTCGTCGAGCGACTGCCCGTGATGACCACCCCGCGCTGGGTCCGGAACCCCATTCAGCCGATCGCCATCAGCAATGTTCTCCAGTACCTGAAAGGCTGTCTGGAGCACGAGGAAACCCGCGCGAACACCTATGACATCGGTGGACCGGATGTGCTCACCTATCAGCGGCTGCTCGAGACATACGCCGAAGAGGCCGGCCTGCCGAGGCGCGTGATCATCCCCGTTCCGGTGCTGAGCCCCAGGCTGAGTTCGCACTGGCTCCACCTGGTGACTCCGGTTCCCATCTCGCTAGCCAAACCACTGGTCGAGGGGCTGTCCATCCCGGTGGTCTGCGAAGAAAATCGGATCCGGGAGATCATCCCCCAGCGTCTGCTCTCCTGCCGGGAGGCCATCCGGCACGCCCTGGAACAGACACGGAGCGGCAGAGGGATCCAGACCTGCTGGAGCGATGCCGGTCCGATTCGCATCCCCGAGTGGCTGGACTGCGGGGATGCCCCCTATGCCGGGGGGACCCTCTTCGAATGCGGATACCGGGTTGTCATCGAAGGGCGGGCCGAGGAGGTCTGGGAGCCGATCACCCGGATTGGAGGAGGAACAGGCTGGTATTTCGCCAACACCCTCTGGGCCCTGCGCGGCGCCATGGACCGGATGATCGGCGGGGTCGGACTGCGGCGTGGACGCCGTGACCCGCAAGAGATCCGATACGGAGACGCCCTCGATTTTTGGCGGGTGATCGGCCTCGATGAAGGCCGCCGTCTGCTCCTGCTGGCCGAGATGAAGCTTCCCGGTGAAGCGACCCTCGAGTTCAGGCTGCAGCCGATCGGGGAAGACCGGACCCTCCTCGAACAGTATTCACGGTTCCGACCCAAGGGCCTTTTCGGCATCCTTTACTGGTACGCCTTCTACCCGGCCCACCAGTGGCTCTACACGGGGATGCTCAAAGGGATCGCCAAGGCGACGCGCCGCCCGATCGCCCAGAATCCGCAGCAGTTTGCGCCCCGCCCTGCGAAAAACGCTTGCGCTTTGCAGTCGAAACCTTAG
- a CDS encoding class I SAM-dependent methyltransferase, with protein MNEVQSVLQEKGFEWSPVNLAGAFSRLDDSNDEVFYGTDRFVSHLDRTALDSVEKVIGDLVVEEAPVILDLMAGWDSHLPASLRPARVVGLGLNRNELDRNPALTERILHDLNADPYLPFADETFDVVLNTVSVDYMTNPFEVFKEVGRVLKPGGLFLVIFSNRMFPRKAVKIWRESGEEERVILVQEFFERSGVFDEPKEFLSKGRPRPSDDKYADMGIPSDPVYAVYAERKGGADRAKRPEPVVPYHGRLGEEGLEERKKAVKETLCCPHCGERLKKWLVPDNPFAQTWDNDYMYICFNDACPYYVRGWDHMHRDGNRGISYRLMYHPEKDRCFPIPVPTPKALRDGIVGEDE; from the coding sequence ATGAACGAGGTGCAGAGCGTTTTGCAGGAAAAGGGTTTCGAGTGGAGTCCCGTGAATCTTGCGGGGGCCTTTTCGCGTCTGGATGATTCGAATGACGAGGTATTCTACGGCACGGACCGATTTGTCAGCCATCTGGATCGGACGGCTCTCGATAGCGTCGAGAAGGTGATCGGTGATCTGGTGGTGGAGGAGGCGCCGGTCATCCTGGATCTCATGGCGGGCTGGGATTCGCATCTGCCGGCGTCCCTCCGTCCCGCGCGCGTCGTGGGGCTGGGGCTGAACAGAAATGAACTGGACCGCAATCCCGCGTTGACCGAAAGGATTCTTCACGACCTGAATGCGGACCCGTACCTTCCGTTTGCGGACGAAACCTTCGATGTCGTCCTGAACACGGTTTCCGTAGACTATATGACCAACCCTTTCGAGGTCTTCAAGGAAGTGGGACGTGTCCTCAAGCCGGGCGGCCTCTTCTTGGTGATCTTTTCCAACCGGATGTTTCCCCGGAAGGCGGTCAAGATCTGGCGCGAATCCGGGGAGGAGGAGCGGGTGATCCTCGTGCAGGAGTTCTTCGAGCGGAGCGGAGTGTTCGACGAGCCGAAGGAGTTTCTTTCAAAAGGCCGGCCGCGTCCCTCGGATGACAAGTATGCGGACATGGGGATTCCGAGCGATCCGGTATACGCCGTCTACGCCGAGCGGAAGGGCGGTGCAGATCGGGCAAAGCGCCCTGAACCGGTCGTGCCCTATCACGGGAGATTGGGTGAGGAAGGGCTCGAGGAGCGCAAAAAGGCGGTCAAAGAGACCCTCTGCTGCCCTCACTGCGGGGAGCGTCTGAAGAAGTGGCTCGTTCCCGACAACCCGTTTGCCCAGACCTGGGACAACGACTACATGTACATCTGCTTCAACGATGCCTGCCCCTATTATGTCCGGGGCTGGGACCACATGCACCGGGACGGGAACCGTGGGATCTCCTATCGTCTGATGTATCATCCTGAGAAGGACCGCTGTTTCCCGATCCCGGTCCCCACGCCGAAGGCGCTTCGCGACGGGATCGTCGGAGAGGACGAGTAG
- a CDS encoding YbgA family protein — MDNARIKLGVSTCLLGQDVRYDGGHKLDRFIRDTLGQYVDYVPVCPEVECGLGVPREAMRLVGEPSAPRLVTIRSGRDLTDQMLQWAEKRLAELAGEGLCGFIFKSNSPSSGMERVKVYTDKGMPNKAGRGIFAGLFMDRFPLIPVEDEGRLHDPRLRENFIERIFTLRRWRETLAGKKDLGQLVQFHTRHKLLILSHSEKHYREMGKLVAEGKTRPVEELYASYETLLMTALALKTTNRKNTNVLQHMLGYFKRDLSADEKQEMLILIDQYAQGLVPLIVPITLLNHYVRKYRQGYLAEQVYLNPHPTELKLRTHV, encoded by the coding sequence ATGGACAACGCGCGGATCAAGCTCGGCGTAAGCACCTGCCTTCTCGGCCAGGACGTCCGGTACGACGGCGGGCACAAACTCGACCGTTTCATCCGGGACACCCTCGGTCAGTACGTGGACTACGTCCCTGTCTGCCCGGAAGTGGAATGCGGCCTGGGGGTGCCGCGGGAAGCCATGCGGCTGGTAGGCGAACCTTCGGCGCCGCGACTGGTCACGATCCGAAGCGGACGGGACCTGACGGATCAGATGCTCCAATGGGCTGAAAAGCGCCTGGCCGAACTGGCCGGCGAGGGGCTTTGCGGCTTCATCTTCAAAAGCAATTCGCCCAGCTCCGGCATGGAGCGGGTGAAAGTATACACGGACAAAGGCATGCCGAACAAGGCCGGGCGGGGGATCTTCGCCGGGCTCTTCATGGATCGCTTCCCGCTGATTCCCGTGGAGGACGAGGGGCGCCTGCACGACCCGCGCTTGAGGGAGAATTTCATCGAGAGGATCTTCACCCTCAGGCGCTGGCGCGAGACGCTTGCCGGGAAAAAAGACCTCGGGCAACTGGTCCAGTTCCATACCCGGCACAAACTGCTGATCCTCTCCCACAGCGAAAAGCACTACCGGGAGATGGGAAAGCTCGTCGCCGAGGGCAAGACCCGGCCGGTCGAAGAACTTTACGCCTCCTATGAGACCCTTCTCATGACCGCCCTTGCCCTCAAGACGACGAACCGGAAGAACACGAACGTCCTGCAGCACATGCTCGGCTACTTCAAACGGGACCTTTCCGCCGACGAGAAGCAGGAAATGCTGATCCTGATCGATCAATACGCCCAGGGGCTGGTTCCCCTGATCGTCCCGATCACCCTGCTGAACCATTACGTTCGGAAATATCGACAGGGGTATCTCGCCGAGCAGGTCTATCTCAACCCCCACCCCACGGAGCTGAAGCTGCGGACGCATGTCTGA
- a CDS encoding pyridoxamine 5'-phosphate oxidase family protein — protein MKRTQRIQEGSMTLENMKKMLQDHDLCVLATESGGKPLCSLMGYVCDEDCRHMYMTTAKNSTKWRNLMENPSVSCLVDTRERHGRNRRNEVQALTVAGVCEPPESEAEEAHIRSRLLEAHPQLKVFLEDSDCGIIAVRILSFLLLDGLTDARYVRV, from the coding sequence ATGAAGAGGACACAGCGCATACAGGAGGGATCGATGACGCTCGAGAACATGAAGAAGATGCTGCAGGACCACGACCTTTGCGTCCTGGCGACAGAGTCCGGCGGCAAGCCGCTCTGCTCCCTGATGGGGTATGTCTGCGATGAAGACTGCCGCCACATGTACATGACGACGGCCAAAAACTCGACCAAGTGGCGGAATCTGATGGAAAACCCATCGGTGAGCTGCCTGGTGGACACCCGGGAACGGCATGGCCGTAACCGGCGCAATGAGGTGCAGGCGCTGACCGTGGCGGGCGTTTGCGAGCCCCCCGAAAGCGAGGCGGAAGAGGCGCACATCCGCAGCCGCCTGCTCGAGGCCCATCCACAGCTGAAGGTCTTTCTGGAGGATTCGGATTGCGGCATCATTGCCGTGCGGATCCTTTCGTTCCTTCTGCTCGACGGGTTGACGGACGCCCGCTACGTCAGGGTCTGA
- a CDS encoding deoxyribodipyrimidine photo-lyase produces the protein MPQDQDQDREGRLQHCNVPRLRIRAVNAAPVRRERRYVLYWMTAFRRPVWNFSLDRARAWADELQKPLLILEALRVGYPWAADRLHRFVLDGMAANAAYFNRTGALYYPYVEPAEGAGKGLLAALAAEAAVVVTDEFPAFFIPRMTAAAGRQLDVRLEKVDANGLLPVRAADRAFPTAYAFRRFLQKTLSVHLVERPSADPLGGLPARRLALPRTTTGRWSPRTLESLKNDRVLEALPIDHGVRPVDTRGGVEAARSSLDRFLLERLQRYASERNEPEIEATSGLSPYLHFGHLSVHEVFHTLAEKEGWFFDRLGLTAKGSRQGWWGMSESAEAFLDQLVTWRELGFNGCLFMEDYDAYASLPDWARTTLERHRQDPREYVYDLAAFEGAATHDPLWNAAQRQLLREGTIHNYLRMLWGKKILEWSSSPEEALRIMIELNNRYALDGRDPNSYSGIFWTLGRYDHAWGPERPVFGTVRYMSSANTARKVRVKDYLLRYAP, from the coding sequence ATGCCTCAGGACCAGGATCAGGACAGGGAGGGGCGGCTGCAGCATTGCAACGTACCCCGGCTGCGCATCAGGGCGGTCAATGCGGCCCCGGTTCGGCGGGAGCGGCGCTACGTCCTCTACTGGATGACGGCCTTTAGGCGCCCCGTCTGGAATTTCAGTCTGGATCGAGCCAGGGCCTGGGCCGATGAGCTTCAAAAGCCGCTCTTGATTCTGGAGGCGCTTCGGGTGGGGTATCCATGGGCCGCCGACCGCCTGCACCGGTTCGTCCTCGACGGGATGGCTGCAAACGCCGCGTATTTCAATAGGACCGGCGCGCTCTACTACCCTTATGTCGAACCGGCCGAGGGTGCGGGCAAAGGTCTTCTCGCCGCGTTGGCCGCCGAGGCCGCGGTGGTTGTGACGGACGAGTTTCCCGCCTTTTTCATCCCCCGCATGACGGCGGCCGCCGGCCGGCAGTTGGATGTCCGGCTGGAAAAGGTCGATGCGAACGGCCTTCTCCCTGTAAGGGCGGCGGATCGGGCATTCCCGACGGCCTATGCCTTCAGGCGCTTCCTCCAGAAGACGCTCTCGGTCCATCTGGTCGAGCGGCCGTCAGCCGATCCGTTGGGCGGCCTGCCCGCCCGCAGACTTGCCCTGCCCCGAACCACGACGGGGCGCTGGTCTCCGAGGACCCTCGAGTCTTTGAAGAACGACCGTGTGCTCGAAGCACTCCCGATCGACCACGGCGTCCGCCCGGTCGACACGCGCGGGGGCGTTGAGGCCGCCCGGAGTTCGCTCGACCGGTTCCTTCTGGAGAGGCTTCAGCGGTATGCCTCGGAGCGGAACGAACCCGAGATCGAAGCCACGAGCGGCCTATCGCCCTATCTCCACTTCGGCCACCTGTCGGTCCACGAGGTTTTCCATACCCTTGCGGAAAAGGAGGGGTGGTTTTTCGACCGGCTGGGTTTGACCGCGAAAGGCAGCCGCCAAGGCTGGTGGGGGATGAGCGAGTCGGCCGAGGCCTTCCTCGACCAGCTTGTCACCTGGCGTGAACTCGGGTTCAACGGCTGCCTGTTCATGGAGGATTACGATGCGTACGCCTCTCTCCCCGATTGGGCCCGGACGACCCTGGAGAGGCACCGGCAGGATCCGCGCGAGTACGTCTACGACCTGGCGGCGTTCGAAGGCGCCGCGACCCACGACCCCCTGTGGAACGCCGCCCAGCGCCAGCTCCTCCGCGAGGGCACGATCCACAACTACCTGCGGATGCTCTGGGGGAAGAAGATCCTCGAATGGAGTTCCTCCCCCGAAGAAGCGCTGCGGATCATGATCGAGCTCAACAACCGCTATGCCCTGGATGGCCGGGATCCCAATTCCTACAGCGGCATCTTCTGGACCCTGGGGCGCTATGACCATGCCTGGGGCCCGGAGAGGCCGGTATTCGGAACGGTCCGCTACATGAGCTCCGCGAACACGGCCCGCAAGGTGCGGGTGAAGGACTACCTCCTGCGCTATGCTCCGTGA